One genomic segment of Salinigranum rubrum includes these proteins:
- a CDS encoding S1C family serine protease produces the protein MHADIDYERLYRDTIPSVVSVYVGRGAPARGAGSGFVYGFADEATSESGEQDGYVVTNDHVVTDATDVEVRFADGQWRTGRVVGRDSYTDLAVVRVPDLPTTARPLPVATENPQPGRPVAALGNPLGLDGSISAGIVSGSNRSMRTSSGFAIPDVVQTDAPINPGNSGGPLVALVVGAEDDALEPAYEVVGVNRARQGDNIGFAVSPVIVSRVVPSLVEEGRYRHSYLRTRTLDVTPTIAAANDLDEPRGVLVVDVATGPTAGDRLRRSTETRTLHGQRVPVGGDVIVGINGHEIHTHEELMRYLITETRPHEPVGVDIVRGGTPQTLEVVLGERPDPDGRIPVN, from the coding sequence ATGCACGCCGACATCGACTACGAACGGTTGTACCGCGACACCATCCCCTCGGTGGTGTCGGTGTACGTCGGACGCGGTGCCCCCGCACGGGGCGCCGGCTCCGGATTCGTCTACGGCTTCGCGGACGAAGCGACGAGCGAGAGCGGGGAGCAAGACGGCTACGTCGTGACGAACGACCACGTCGTCACCGACGCGACTGACGTCGAGGTCCGGTTCGCCGACGGCCAATGGCGGACCGGGCGCGTCGTCGGACGCGACTCCTACACCGACCTCGCCGTCGTCCGGGTGCCGGACCTGCCGACGACGGCGCGGCCCCTCCCGGTCGCCACGGAGAACCCACAACCGGGCCGGCCCGTCGCCGCGCTCGGCAATCCGCTCGGTCTCGACGGCTCCATCTCCGCGGGCATCGTCAGCGGGTCGAACCGCTCGATGCGGACGTCGAGCGGCTTCGCCATCCCCGACGTCGTCCAGACGGACGCGCCCATCAATCCGGGCAACTCGGGCGGGCCGCTCGTCGCGCTCGTCGTCGGAGCGGAGGACGACGCCCTCGAACCGGCCTACGAAGTCGTCGGCGTCAACCGCGCGCGGCAGGGCGACAACATCGGCTTCGCCGTCTCGCCGGTCATCGTCTCGCGCGTCGTCCCGTCGCTCGTCGAGGAGGGACGGTACCGCCACTCGTACCTCCGGACCCGGACGCTCGACGTGACGCCGACCATCGCGGCGGCGAACGACCTCGACGAGCCCCGGGGCGTCCTCGTCGTCGACGTCGCCACGGGGCCGACGGCGGGCGACAGGCTCCGGCGGTCGACCGAGACCCGGACGCTCCACGGCCAGCGCGTCCCCGTCGGCGGCGACGTCATCGTCGGCATCAACGGCCACGAGATACACACCCACGAGGAGCTGATGCGGTATCTCATCACTGAGACGCGGCCGCACGAGCCGGTCGGCGTCGACATCGTCCGCGGCGGGACACCGCAGACGCTCGAAGTCGTCCTCGGCGAGCGACCCGACCCCGACGGACGGATCCCCGTGAACTGA
- a CDS encoding bifunctional 4-hydroxy-2-oxoglutarate aldolase/2-dehydro-3-deoxy-phosphogluconate aldolase yields MSLDKHDAMQRLSESGTVAVMRGADADTLVKTVDALREGGVTAIEITADNPDALAMIESVVGSFDDEVIVGAGTVLDGSTALDTIRAGAEFVVGPTVEEDVVDVCNRYGTLVAPGAFTPTEALTAYEAGADFVKIFPASSGGPGHLGGIKGPLPQIPLMPTGGVDADNAGDFIRAGAEVVGAGSALVPGDAVESGDFETITENARAFTEAVEAARSA; encoded by the coding sequence ATGAGCCTCGACAAGCACGACGCGATGCAGCGCCTCTCCGAGAGCGGGACCGTCGCGGTGATGCGCGGCGCGGACGCCGACACCCTCGTCAAGACGGTCGACGCCCTCCGGGAGGGCGGCGTCACTGCCATCGAGATCACCGCGGACAACCCCGACGCGCTGGCGATGATCGAGTCGGTCGTCGGGAGCTTCGACGACGAGGTCATCGTCGGCGCCGGGACCGTCCTCGACGGCTCGACGGCGCTCGACACCATCCGCGCGGGCGCGGAGTTCGTCGTCGGCCCCACCGTCGAGGAGGACGTCGTCGACGTCTGCAACCGGTACGGGACGCTCGTCGCGCCGGGGGCGTTTACTCCAACTGAAGCGCTCACCGCCTACGAGGCCGGCGCGGATTTCGTGAAGATATTCCCCGCGTCTTCAGGAGGGCCTGGGCACCTGGGCGGCATCAAGGGCCCGCTGCCGCAGATTCCGCTCATGCCCACGGGCGGCGTCGACGCCGACAACGCGGGCGACTTCATTCGCGCCGGTGCCGAGGTGGTGGGTGCGGGCAGTGCCCTGGTTCCCGGCGACGCAGTCGAGTCCGGCGACTTCGAGACCATCACCGAGAACGCCCGCGCGTTCACCGAGGCCGTCGAGGCGGCGCGGTCGGCGTAG
- a CDS encoding carbonic anhydrase has protein sequence MSHDHSDSPEQILTDLLAGNDRHVAQHDESEFDAVRDAQSPPVVSVCCSDSRVSQEGMWDVSEPGQLFTVANIGNRSTVEVDGERVLDGGVAYPVTFTDTGVVAVVGHTGCGAVTAAYEVVTGETELESLPPGVQQDLDSLITMVEEAPVDLGGEKSAVVDRLVEYNVREQCEFVSGETDAAVYGFVYDFHHRYGDQDGRTYLVAAGDGDPADLVGKEHRDAVRSLL, from the coding sequence ATGAGCCACGACCACTCCGACAGTCCCGAACAGATCCTCACCGACCTCCTCGCTGGAAACGACCGCCACGTCGCCCAGCACGACGAATCGGAGTTCGACGCCGTCCGCGACGCCCAGTCTCCGCCGGTGGTCTCCGTCTGCTGTTCGGACTCGCGCGTCTCCCAGGAGGGGATGTGGGACGTCTCCGAGCCGGGACAGCTCTTCACCGTCGCGAACATCGGCAACCGCTCCACGGTGGAGGTCGACGGCGAGCGCGTCCTCGACGGGGGCGTCGCGTATCCGGTGACGTTCACCGACACGGGCGTGGTCGCGGTCGTCGGCCACACGGGCTGTGGGGCCGTCACCGCCGCCTACGAGGTCGTCACGGGTGAGACCGAACTGGAGAGTCTCCCGCCGGGCGTCCAGCAGGACCTCGACTCGCTCATTACGATGGTCGAGGAGGCCCCCGTCGACCTCGGCGGCGAGAAGAGCGCCGTCGTCGACCGCCTCGTCGAGTACAACGTCCGCGAGCAGTGCGAGTTCGTCTCGGGGGAGACGGACGCCGCCGTCTACGGCTTCGTCTACGACTTCCACCACCGCTACGGCGACCAGGACGGACGGACCTACCTCGTAGCGGCGGGCGACGGCGACCCGGCCGACCTGGTGGGGAAGGAGCACCGTGACGCCGTTCGGTCGCTGCTCTGA